The following coding sequences are from one Triticum aestivum cultivar Chinese Spring chromosome 5A, IWGSC CS RefSeq v2.1, whole genome shotgun sequence window:
- the LOC123102427 gene encoding probable E3 ubiquitin-protein ligase RHY1A, whose amino-acid sequence MPIASKLLYFQRRPSPAPPEPPDPRRRPCRGASASAPRRQRSSAVSNHHHHHHHKLGQELVPANQRDGAKLVGCAGNKIEHIGFTCSRSRLSRSVSDHGRLPDAVQQARERLLQRLNSVDLSGRRENTSCSETIWAGVVTHPADIGISNLADSELGSLTSYFQSSVSITTYNKVQETFPEPFSTVDKCMPVTPCTEPVHVLQETACECSICLERCGEADGLMQLRCKHVFHSACLERWLRSHGDCPYCGAVCS is encoded by the exons ATGCCGATCGCCTCCAAGCTCCTCTACTTccagcgccgcccctcgccggcgccgccggagccccccgacCCGCGCCGCCGGCCCTGCCGCGGGGCGAgcgcctccgccccccgccgccaGCGCAGCTCGGCCGTctcaaaccaccaccaccaccatcatcacaaGCTG GGCCAGGAACTTGTTCCGGCAAACCAAAGAGATGGGGCTAAGCTTGTGGGATGTGCTGGAAACAAAATAGAACATATAGGGTTCACGTGCTCCAGGTCAAGGCTAAGCCGCAGTGTATCGGATCATGGACGGCTTCCTGATGCTGTTCAACAGGCTAGAGAAAGGCTTCTTCAGAGGCTTAATAGTGTGGACTTGTCAGGAAGAAG GGAAAACACTTCGTGCTCCGAAACCATTTGGGCTGGAGTAGTAACTCATCCTGCTGACATTGGTATTTCCAACTTGGCCGATAGCGAACTTGGTAGCCTAACCAGTTACTTCCAATCCAGTGTATCCATCACCACCTACAACAAAGTCCAAGAAACATTCCCAGAGCCTTTCAGCACCGTAGATAAGTGCATGCCTGTCACCCCGTGCACCGAACCAGTCCATGTGCTACAAGAAACAGCCTGCGAGTGCTCGATATGCCTGGAGAGGTGCGGCGAGGCAGACGGGCTCATGCAGCTGCGGTGCAAGCATGTCTTCCACTCGGCGTGCCTGGAACGGTGGCTTCGATCCCACGGCGACTGCCCCTACTGCGGGGCAGTGTGCTCCTGA